A genomic segment from Paratractidigestivibacter faecalis encodes:
- a CDS encoding oligosaccharide flippase family protein, protein MKHISFYKNLFWQYGLQGLRYIFPLLLVPYLTRVLGTDSYAVYAYVLSFMGIIQTIADFGFTLSGTKGVVKKRDDTISVSQLVGAITFARLLLLAFLVAVVLVASYFIPIMSENLTYVMLAFVGVSLRALLPDFVFQGYEQMGPLTTRYFVSKGLTVALSFLFVKTPEDLLLVAIADIAGGIVGLIWSFLAMRRLFRVWISFPSIQATLCELRTSAIYCISNVSSSLFSGFTTIIIGLAITDKSSIAFWSLTLTTVNAVQALYTPITNSLYPHMLNSSDYSFAKKLALMALPVLLIGTLAYCYLSKPIMLLLGGTEYVAGARIMCLVSPVLLFSFYSMLIGWPVLGAMGYVKELTTSTVFTGLINIATLMCLYLSDRADIEAICFVRWATDALLLASRSYYIRKIRASQNGISH, encoded by the coding sequence ATGAAACATATTTCTTTTTATAAAAATTTATTTTGGCAGTACGGACTTCAGGGACTGAGGTATATATTCCCGCTTCTGCTGGTTCCGTATCTTACACGAGTGCTCGGGACTGACTCTTATGCAGTTTATGCCTATGTACTTTCTTTTATGGGGATTATTCAGACGATAGCGGACTTTGGTTTTACATTGTCTGGCACAAAAGGCGTTGTAAAGAAGAGGGATGATACGATCTCCGTGTCCCAGCTTGTCGGGGCAATCACCTTTGCTCGTTTGTTGCTACTTGCATTTCTCGTAGCGGTTGTTTTAGTTGCTAGTTATTTCATCCCAATTATGAGTGAAAACTTAACCTATGTAATGTTGGCATTTGTGGGGGTATCTTTAAGGGCATTGCTGCCTGATTTTGTATTTCAGGGCTACGAGCAGATGGGTCCTTTGACGACTCGCTATTTTGTCTCAAAAGGCCTTACTGTCGCGCTTAGTTTTCTATTCGTAAAAACACCGGAAGATTTGCTTCTTGTTGCTATTGCAGATATAGCAGGAGGCATAGTGGGGCTTATCTGGAGCTTCCTGGCGATGCGAAGGTTATTCCGAGTATGGATCTCATTTCCTTCAATCCAAGCAACGTTATGCGAATTGCGAACTTCCGCAATTTATTGCATTTCAAACGTCAGCTCATCGCTGTTCTCCGGGTTTACAACGATAATTATTGGACTCGCAATTACTGATAAATCAAGTATTGCTTTTTGGTCGTTAACTCTGACTACTGTTAATGCTGTTCAGGCACTGTATACGCCTATTACTAATAGTCTCTACCCTCATATGTTGAATAGCAGCGACTATTCTTTTGCAAAAAAACTAGCGCTAATGGCGCTACCAGTCCTTTTGATTGGAACCCTAGCCTATTGCTATTTATCTAAGCCCATAATGCTTCTGCTTGGAGGAACAGAATACGTGGCCGGAGCACGTATTATGTGCCTAGTTTCTCCCGTTCTCCTGTTCTCCTTCTACTCTATGTTAATTGGATGGCCAGTTCTCGGAGCCATGGGATATGTTAAAGAGCTGACCACATCAACCGTTTTTACTGGCCTTATAAACATTGCTACCTTGATGTGTCTGTATCTATCTGATCGAGCAGATATCGAGGCTATTTGTTTTGTTCGTTGGGCAACAGATGCCCTTCTGCTTGCGTCTAGGTCTTACTACATACGGAAGATTCGCGCTTCACAAAATGGAATATCTCATTGA